The following is a genomic window from Sebastes fasciatus isolate fSebFas1 unplaced genomic scaffold, fSebFas1.pri Scaffold_56, whole genome shotgun sequence.
gctactgttagtgctgctgctactgttaatgctgctgctactgttagtgctgctgctactgttaatgctgctgctactgttagtgctgctgctactgttgctgctgctgctactgttgttgctgctgctactgttgctgctgctgctactgttgttgctgctgctactgttgctgctgctgctactgttgttgctgctgctactgacGGCGtctctcttcatcttcttcaggTGATCCTCTTCGTTTCCACGCCCACTTCATcggcgtctgtctgtctgtggaccaGTCCGTCTGTCTGCTGGACGTCCTCGCCGTGGCTCGTCTGGGGTCCAACGTGAAGAAGACCGTCCTGCTCTGCTCGCCGGGGACGGACGGACGAGTCCTGTACACCTCGTTACAGTGGAGCGGGATGGTTTAGAGACCCGGACCTCTGGACCGGGACCTCTGGACCCGGACCTCTGGACCCGGACCTCTGGACCCGGACCTCTGGACCCGGACCTCTGGATCCGGACCTCTGGACCCGGACCTGAGACTGAAACCCAGGACACAAACGTGGACGTTGTTTTGGTGCTGATGGTTTTCTTCACCAGCAGGGGGGACGGACGAGTCCTGCATCATAACGGAGTCTCCCAGAGGGACCAGAATCCAGTTGGACtgaaacctggatccaggttgTTCTCTGGGACTCTCTAGTAGACCGAAGTGGATCCAGCTCAGACCCCTGACGGCTCTCTGTTCAATAGCATGTTGCTGGTTGCTAGGTAACGTTAGCGGTTAGCCCTGAGTCAGCtatgttagctaacgttagcttctaCGGCTGCATGTTCTACCAGAGATCTGAGATCTGCTTCATGACATCATAATAAAGTTGGACCTGGACCATCAGAACCGAGTCTCTGTTTATTGTTTACTGGTTACATGTTAAACACAGTTAATCAGGACCTTCTGAGGGACCCGGTCTGGATCAGGTCCAGCTGTAGTCCTGCAGGTCTGTGGGTCCTCAGTAGAAGGGGGCGGTACCGCTCCAGTCTACAGCGGCTCCGTCCCACTTAGTCCTGATGGTCATCTCCAGCGAGGGGAACCTCTTTTCCGGGTCTCCGTCTGAGGGACCGCGGGACATCTCCCAGTGGTGAGAGTGAGTATCTGCAAACAGACGGAGGGTTAGACCCCATCAGGCACCGACGCAGACCCGGACCCAGTAGGACCCAGTAGGACCCAGTAGAACCCAGTAGGACCCAGTAGAACCCAGAAGGACCCAGTAGAACTCAGTAGGACCCGGTAGGACCTAGTAGAACCCAGTAGGACCCAGTAGAACTCAGTAGGACCTAGTAGAACCCAGTTGGACCCAGTAGGACCTAGTAGAACCCAGTAGGACCCAGTCGGACCCAGTCGGACCCAGTAGGACCCAGTAGGACCCAGTCGGACCCAGTCAGACCCATTGGGACCCAGTGGGACCCAGTAGGACCCAGTCAGACCCATTAGGACCCAGTGGGACCCAGTGGGACCCAGTAGGACCCAGTCAGACCCAGTGGAACCCAGTGGGACCCAGTCAGACCCATTGAGACCCAGTGGGACCCAGTGGGACCCGGTCCTCACCTACGGTCAGCTTGGTCGTGGTCCTCACCTACGGTCAGCGTGGTCGTGGTCCTCACCTACGGTCAGCGTGGTCGTGGTCCTCACCTACGGTCAGCTTGGTCGTGGTCCTCACCTACGGTCAGCGTGGTCGTGGTCCTCACCTACGGTCAGCTTGGTCGTGGTCCTCACCTACGGTCAGCTTGGTCGTGGTCCTCACCTACGGTCAGCGTGGTCGTGGTCCTCACCTACGGTCAGCTTGGTCGTGGTCCTCACCTACGGTCAGCTTGGTCGTGGTCCTCACCTACGGTCAGCGTGGTCGTGGTCCTCACCTACGGTCAGCGTGGTCGTGGTCCTCACCTACGGTCAGCGTGGTCGTGGTCCTCACCTACGGTCAGCTTGGTCGTGGTCCTCACCTACGGTCAGCGTGGTCGTGGTCCTCACCTACGGTCAGCTTGGTCGTGGTCCTCACCTACGGTCAGCTTGGTCGTGGTCCTCACCTACGGTCAGCGTGGTCGTGGTCCTCACCTACGGTCAGCGTGGTCGTGGTCCTCACCTACGGTCAGCGTGGTCGTGGTCCTCACCTACGGTCAGCTTGGTCGTGGTCCTCACCTACGGTCAGCGTGGTCGTGGTCCTCACCTACGGTCAGCTTGGTCGTGGTCCTCACCTACGGTCAGCTTGGTCGTGGTCCTCACCTACGGTCAGCTTGGTCGTGGTCCTCACCTACGGTCAGCGTGGTCGTGGTCCTCACCTACGGTCAGCTTGGTCGTGGTCCTCTGGGGTTCCTGTCCGTTGAGGTAGTGCAGCTGGAACAGATGTTCCGTCctccaatcagagagcagcgaGCGGTTCAGGCTGAACAACACCGAGAAGCTGCCGTTGATACAGCAGAGCCACACCGGGTACCGGGGCGTCTTCAGACGGCTACCCACCTGAGGACAGACAGGGGACACTCtgaagacagagagggacacTCTGAAGACAGAGAGGGGACACTCTGAGGACAGACTAGACcatcagtactacagtactatcAGTACAACAATAGcagtactaggtagtagtagtactaggtagtagtagtactaggtagtagtagtacttggtagtaatagtactaggtagtagtagtactagatagtagtactaggtagtagtagtactagatagtagtaatagtactaggtagtagtagtactaggtagtagtagtactaggtagtagtagtagtactaggtagtaggagtactagatagtagtactaggtagtaggagtactagatagtagtactaggtagtaggagtactagatagta
Proteins encoded in this region:
- the LOC141763831 gene encoding inactive ubiquitin carboxyl-terminal hydrolase MINDY-4B-like; this encodes RTNQLVFPHRLEEDLDSTTSHLLYLRLGNFVCRQALVNLLLTGKASPNVFNGTLVFGEDGRPLERPLQGVLSRSDVGYLHWSREQMERGRLPQVGSRLKTPRYPVWLCCINGSFSVLFSLNRSLLSDWRTEHLFQLHYLNGQEPQRTTTKLTVDTHSHHWEMSRGPSDGDPEKRFPSLEMTIRTKWDGAAVDWSGTAPFY